The genomic DNA CGTGCTGTGGATGATTTCCAACGAGGTTAAATCGAACTAATCGGATAGGCGACTCCTATTACACAGGTTGGCCATTAGGCTGACCTTTTTATATTTTTCAGGCCATAAACTCTACTCCAGCTGCGCCATTATCTCAGCAAAGCCGAACTAAAGCCTTTGTATATGTGTATTTTTAAATGAGTCCTGATACTTCAATCCAGCACCTATGGCTCTATCCATACATATATGAGCGATCCAGATGATAGATCCAATAAGGAGATAATCTTGCGAAAAATATAAGTTACCTTTAATGCATGCTGATAAAACTGAACCTTCTCCTCAAGCTTCATTATTTTTTGATTCATTAACATTACTGTTGCATCGTTACATTCTGTTGATACGGAATCGTTTCGTAAAACAAGTAATTGTTGAATTTCCTTTATTGTAAAACCCAATTGAATATTGGTCTGTTACCTCTTTCACCACGCCATCACCCCATTTTGAAAATTCATCATGATTTACCATATTTTAACACAGATTCGACTTCATCGACAATAAATAAAAAAGTCCTCATTAGCTTCAATACAAAGCTAACCGGACCTCATCTTTCCATCCCTTATCCTGGCCGTCTCTTGAAAGCGTCTTTACCCTCCACACATTAAACCTTAAAGCGGTACCCTGCGCCCCATACCGTCTCGATAAACTGGTG from Paenibacillus woosongensis includes the following:
- a CDS encoding MerR family DNA-binding protein, whose translation is MGFTIKEIQQLLVLRNDSVSTECNDATVMLMNQKIMKLEEKVQFYQHALKVTYIFRKIISLLDLSSGSLIYVWIEP